The Eriocheir sinensis breed Jianghai 21 chromosome 24, ASM2467909v1, whole genome shotgun sequence genome contains a region encoding:
- the LOC127003016 gene encoding uncharacterized protein LOC127003016 codes for MASAALNSGLLEALVSRGGAASASEGQPPSPHDPAAAHHAYLHAHFQGLASHYGGGDLHDMSASGGDATTEEEDVSLEQLSHYYRAAGDDLLLSASAKKRRKQSKPVRLPTPQGQAAEAFTLKAEEAQFDSEVSNPSADGDDGYACPQCHVHAASDDALRRHLIEEHIGRVLSDDEARQEQQKQQQQQQQQQQQQEQEQQQEQQQQQQQQQQQERDRHKGEEGGGPLNLSSPRWEEQRPASRPREEEGRSPPTSIPMPPSFGDMKFGLPGLLPLGPPPFLLPFLQQAEHERLSAGLHTGSPSSSAGHAAHSRIFNQEAYCDLCNKEFCNKYFLKTHKANKHGIYSPEISSSPTGLPPSHSTPLGPSVPLASPLAPVLGPGGFVGSPYAGAFIAANMTSLPLRPPLLAQAAAAKSLPLAKAEFDSGGVGGSVTVGGGGGSGSGTNGGSGGSGGGGSGGGSGGGAGVGGGGGGGGSSSSSSSGKAGGVINLEAYCELCQKEFCNKYFLKRHKSKIHGIMIDVVTKPKNPGQMPPRVAPDRPEGWCDACRRDIGGRAPLNAHKLQVHGPHIVAPLPSPHSPSPQAHRNPRTPTPKDSRKDGPEQRELRDYFSPWEVFRESREAGRDLWDSAKEAHDLGRDAARSIAARSPWDRPLGSPWDAVKVPEGFKESSKDAVLRGDHWSESGGGDHHGLREDRAALSNFSRLTTSQDFPLEARDTQALREQQQQREWEMQQRDLEHQHRERALQQQKQLQQEQQEAQRQEMHYREMEREAELQERERDSWSQEREHKPYGDKQMELEQYEQKEQDRGAEQQKSEAETVIKSEASFHEADEDAAMPDPRGGTPDEPRGEAGQLAEGAALHASADHKTHGADDDHGGRECARPRGGPDEAAEGGEKGAEKKTSTASASLEGRDDAREAEHEERETKAGGRDPFREGHRTPGSSSADESSRDTGIIARVGQPAMVQAPPGTKFTPEQLRQLGVINPDAFCELCCKEFCNKYFLRTHRIKKHGIYTPEFSERSKSQVKDNTSLNLTRLLERQSLDVRPPLQDLEAELECELCRRPFPSPYLLQMHKYYFHGPGQEALSPQDPPPLALHPHPLPHEQLRQLALHAQQQAQQAQARNQQSHHKRMQEQQRRLQEQQRRLQEHQQRLQKHHQQQQQQQQQQLQQQQQQQQLDAQREAARQEERHPAEEGTASRAEEPPRPSVIESADSSKSDASEDLRKLQSMILQLNRQGEASVRCRVCGKELANKYFLRAHMMTEHGVLGHDEPAGAPSEGAQTPKTPKEVAAKVSPPSTPLGAENQAFCTICKKDFFSRYILQQHLLSAHGVFTPPAPPTSFMERIKAEVEGREERKPQSTSRSYCEICNKELCNKYFMKTHMLKMHGINVENGVTGGVTCDLCNKELCSKYFLRVHKQNTHGMVEEGREGDEGINKFEIETCPLCSRRFKSRKWLKTHLTGDHDEAGKEKWRELEASLREAPPPPAPGLSCVLCGHVLPDMVALQLHIIKLHSPQDAAADGDSRASLDEAKDEALKCSFCPYTAPNPTLLFAHARTHVPGVSSFTGVLGQTLPCSLCSQVFPGLEAYQNHLLQHHLQGLFKPLLDKDDPHEEHKPPPSPEAPAEGPAGAASQTLRRRKRWRCSQCGRRFKTRALCLTHVHASHNPRARGTWLGRPAVQRRLYKCRKCGAMAPRLTELRQHIREHHQPREGVPTSHATPTKATGAGRFVMQPFLLNDSRDGEDGRETEGRGAERQFVPSLVYLPVARRVHHPLTVSFSLTPA; via the coding sequence ATGGCCTCGGCGGCTCTCAACTCCGGGCTGCTGGAGGCGCTGGTGAGCCGCGGCGGGGCGGCCTCGGCCAGCGAGGggcagcccccctccccccacgacCCCGCGGCCGCCCACCACGCCTACCTCCACGCCCACTTCCAGGGCCTCGCCTCGCACTACGGCGGCGGCGACCTGCACGACATGTCTGCGTCCGGCGGCGACGCGACCAccgaggaggaggacgtgagccTGGAGCAGCTGAGCCACTACTACCGCGCCGCCGGCGACGACCTGCTGCTGTCCGCCTCGGCCAAGAAGCGGCGCAAGCAGAGCAAGCCCGTGCGGCTGCCCACGCCGCAGGGCCAGGCGGCCGAGGCCTTCACGCTCAAGGCCGAGGAGGCGCAGTTTGACTCCGAGGTGTCCAACCCCTCGGCGGACGGCGACGACGGGTATGCCTGCCCGCAGTGCCACGTGCACGCCGCCTCGGACGACGCCCTGCGGCGGCACCTCATCGAGGAGCACATCGGGCGTGTGCTGAGCGACGATGAGGCCCGACaggagcagcagaagcagcaacaacaacaacaacaacaacaacaacaacaggagcaggAACAGCagcaagagcagcagcagcagcagcagcagcagcagcagcaggagcgagACCGACACAAGGGCGAGGAGGGCGGCGGGCCGCTCAACCTGTCCAGCCCCCGCTGGGAGGAGCAGCGCCCCGCGTCGCGGCCCCGAGAGGAGGAGGGGCGCAGTCCCCCGACCTCTATACCGATGCCCCCATCCTTCGGCGACATGAAGTTCGGCCTGCCGGGCCTGCTACCCCTGGGGCCGCCGCCCTTCTTGCTACCCTTCCTCCAGCAGGCGGAGCACGAGCGGCTGTCTGCCGGCCTGCACACTGGCTCGCCCTCGTCGTCCGCCGGCCACGCCGCGCACAGCCGCATCTTCAACCAGGAGGCGTACTGCGACCTGTGCAACAAGGAGTTCTGCAACAAGTACTTCCTCAAGACCCACAAGGCCAACAAGCACGGCATCTATTCCCCAGAGATCAGCAGCTCCCCCACGGGACTGCCCCCCAGCCACTCCACGCCCCTGGGGCCCAGCGTGCCCCTCGCCTCGCCCCTAGCTCCCGTCCTCGGCCCCGGGGGCTTCGTGGGCTCCCCTTACGCCGGCGCCTTCATCGCGGCCAACATGACCAGCCTACCGCTGCGGCCGCCGCTGCTCGCCCAGGCCGCCGCCGCCAAGAGCCTGCCGCtcgccaaggccgagttcgacaGCGGCGGGGTCGGCGGCAGCGTTACtgtgggtggcggcggcgggagtgGCAGCGGCACCaacggtggcagtggtggtagcggtggaggcggcagcggcggcgggagtggtggtggagctggtgttgggggtggcggcggcggcggcggcagcagcagtagcagcagcagcggcaaagCCGGGGGCGTGATCAACCTGGAGGCGTACTGCGAGCTGTGCCAGAAGGAGTTCTGCAACAAGTACTTCCTGAAGAGGCACAAGTCCAAGATCCACGGCATCATGATCGACGTGGTCACCAAGCCCAAGAACCCCGGCCAGATGCCGCCCCGCGTGGCCCCGGACCGCCCCGAGGGGTGGTGCGACGCCTGCCGCCGGGACATCGGGGGCCGCGCCCCCCTCAACGCCCACAAGCTGCAGGTGCACGGCCCGCACATCGTGGCGCCGCTGCCCTCGCCCCACAGCCCCTCCCCGCAGGCCCACCGGAACCCCCGCACGCCCACGCCCAAGGACAGCCGCAAGGACGGCCCGGAGCAGCGGGAGCTGCGGGACTACTTCAGCCCCTGGGAGGTGTTCCGGGAGTCCCGTGAGGCAGGCAGAGACCTGTGGGACTCCGCCAAGGAGGCGCACGACCTGGGCAGGGACGCGGCACGCAGCATCGCTGCCCGCAGCCCCTGGGACAGGCCTCTGGGCTCCCCGTGGGACGCCGTCAAGGTTCCTGAAGGCTTCAAGGAATCATCCAAGGACGCAGTCCTCCGGGGGGACCACTGGAGTGAGTCCGGCGGCGGCGACCACCACGGCCTCCGCGAGGACCGCGCGGCGCTGTCAAACTTTAGTCGCCTCACAACCTCCCAAGACTTTCCTCTGGAGGCGCGGGACACGCAGGCcctgagggagcagcagcagcagcgagagTGGGAGATGCAGCAGCGGGACCTGGAACACCAGCACCGCGAGCGTGCACTGCAGCAGCAGAAACAGctgcagcaggagcagcaggaggcaCAGAGGCAGGAGATGCATTAccgggagatggagagggaggcggAGCTTCAGGAGCGGGAACGCGACAGCTGGAGCCAAGAGCGGGAACACAAGCCCTACGGCGACAAGCAGATGGAGCTGGAGCAGTACGAGCAGAAGGAGCAGGACCGAGGCGCCGAGCAGCAGAAAAGTGAGGCCGAGACCGTCATCAAGAGCGAGGCTTCCTTCCACGAGGCTGACGAGGACGCGGCCATGCCGGACCCCCGGGGCGGGACTCCCGACGAGCCGCGGGGAGAGGCGGGGCAGCTGGCGGAGGGCGCGGCCCTGCACGCCTCGGCGGACCATAAGACACACGGCGCCGACGACGACCACGGCGGCAGGGAGTGTGCCAGGCCCCGCGGCGGCCCCGACGAGGCGGCGGAGGGCGGCGAGAAGGGCGCGGAGAAGAAGACCTCCACGGCCTCCGCGAGCCTGGAGGGGCGCGACGACGCCCGGGAGGCGGAGCACGAGGAGAGGGAGACCAAGGCCGGGGGCCGCGACCCCTTCCGTGAGGGCCACCGGACCCCCGGCAGCAGCAGCGCTGACGAGAGCTCGCGGGACACTGGCATCATCGCCCGCGTGGGCCAGCCCGCCATGGTGCAGGCGCCGCCGGGCACCAAGTTCACGCCGGAGCAGCTGCGGCAGCTGGGCGTCATCAACCCCGACGCCTTCTGCGAGCTGTGCTGCAAGGAGTTCTGCAACAAGTACTTCCTGCGCACGCACCGCATCAAGAAGCACGGCATCTACACGCCGGAGTTCTCGGAGCGCTCAAAGTCACAAGTGAAGGACAACACGTCACTCAACTTGACGCGGCTGCTGGAGCGGCAGAGCCTAGACGTGCGCCCGCCGCTGCAGGACCTGGAGGCCGAGCTGGAGTGTGAGCTGTGCCGGCGGCCCTTCCCCAGCCCCTACCTGCTGCAGATGCACAAGTATTACTTCCACGGCCCGGGCCAGGAGGCCCTCTCCCCCCAGGACCCCCCGCCCCTGGCTCTGCACCCCCACCCGCTGCCCCACGAACAGCTGCGGCAGCTGGCGCTCCACGCCCAGCAGCAGGCGCAGCAGGCACAGGCCCGCAACCAGCAGTCACATCACAAGCGGATGCAGGAACAGCAGCGACGCCTCCAGGAGCAGCAGAGACGCCTGCAGGAGCACCAGCAGCGGCTGCAGAaacatcaccagcagcagcagcaacaacaacaacaacaactccaacagcagcagcagcagcagcagcttgaCGCGCAGCGGGAGGCGGCGCGCCAGGAAGAGCGGCACCCCGCGGAGGAGGGCACGGCTTCGCGGGCCGAGGAACCGCCGCGCCCCTCCGTCATCGAGTCCGCGGACTCCAGCAAGTCTGACGCCAGCGAGGACCTGCGGAAGCTCCAGTCCATGATCCTGCAGCTGAACCGCCAGGGCGAGGCCAGCGTGCGGTGCCGCGTGTGCGGCAAGGAGCTGGCCAACAAGTACTTCCTGCGGGCGCACATGATGACGGAGCACGGCGTGCTGGGCCACGACGAGCCCGCGGGGGCGCCCAGCGAGGGAGCGCAGACGCCCAAGACCCCGAAGGAGGTCGCGGCCAAGGTCTCGCCGCCCTCCACGCCCCTGGGCGCGGAGAACCAGGCCTTCTGCACCATCTGCAAGAAGGACTTCTTCTCGCGCTACATCCTGCAGCAGCACCTGCTCAGCGCCCACGGGGTCTTCACGCCGCCCGCGCCTCCAACCTCCTTCATGGAGCGGATCAAGGCGGAGGTGGAGGGGCGGGAGGAGCGGAAGCCGCAGTCCACCTCGCGGTCCTACTGCGAGATCTGCAACAAGGAGCTGTGCAACAAGTACTTCATGAAGACGCACATGCTGAAGATGCACGGCATCAACGTGGAGAACGGCGTGACGGGCGGCGTGACCTGCGACCTCTGCAACAAGGAGCTGTGCAGCAAGTACTTCCTGCGCGTGCACAAGCAGAACACGCACGGCATGGTGGAGGAGGGCCGCGAGGGCGACGAGGGCATCAACAAGTTTGAGATCGAGACGTGTCCGCTGTGTTCGCGCCGCTTCAAGAGCCGCAAGTGGCTGAAGACGCACCTCACCGGCGACCACGACGAGGCGGGGAAGGAGAAGTGGCGCGAGCTGGAGGCCAGCCTGCGGGaggcgccgccgccgcccgcccccGGCCTGTCCTGCGTGCTGTGCGGCCACGTGCTGCCCGACATGGTGGCGCTGCAGCTGCACATCATAAAGCTGCACAGCCCGCAGGATGCCGCCGCGGACGGGGATTCCCGCGCGTCCCTGGACGAGGCCAAGGACGAGGCCCTCAAGTGCTCCTTCTGCCCCTACACGGCGCCCAACCCCACGCTGCTGTTCGCGCACGCCCGCACGCACGTGCCCGGCGTGTCCTCCTTCACGGGCGTGCTGGGCCAGACGCTGCCGTGCTCCCTCTGCTCGCAGGTGTTCCCGGGGCTGGAGGCGTACCAGAACCACCTGCTGCAGCACCACCTGCAGGGCCTCTTCAAGCCTCTGCTCGACAAGGACGACCCCCACGAGGAGCACAAGCCGCCGCCCTCGCCCGAGGCTCCCGCGGAGGGCCCGGCGGGCGCCGCCTCCCAGACCCTGCGCCGCCGCAAGCGGTGGCGGTGTTCCCAGTGCGGGCGGCGCTTCAAGACCCGCGCGCTGTGCCTGACGCACGTGCACGCGTCGCACAACCCCCGCGCCCGCGGCACGTGGTTGGGCCGCCCGGCCGTGCAACGCCGCCTGTACAAGTGCCGCAAGTGTGGCGCGATGGCCCCGCGGCTGACGGAGCTGCGGCAGCACATCCGAGAGCACCACCAGCCGCGGGAGGGCGTGCCCACCTCGCACGCCACGCCCACCAAGGCCACGGGCGCCGGCCGCTTTGTGATGCAGCCGTTCCTGCTGAACGACAGCCGCGACGGTGAGGACGGGCGCGAGACGGAGGGGCGGGGCGCCGAGCGGCAGTTCGTGCCGTCGCTGGTGTACCTGCCGGTGGCGCGGCGCGTGCACCACCCCCTTACCGTCTCCTTCAGCCTCACGCCCGCGTGA